In a genomic window of Zingiber officinale cultivar Zhangliang unplaced genomic scaffold, Zo_v1.1 ctg135, whole genome shotgun sequence:
- the LOC122036272 gene encoding sorbitol dehydrogenase-like, which produces MGKGGEGGGDAGKAEENMAAWLVSVNTLKIQPFHLPPLGPHDVRVRMKAVGICGSDVHYLKTLRCAHFVVREPMVIGHECAGVVQEVGSDVKSLVSGDRVALEPGISCWRCKFCKGGRYNLCPDMKFFATPPVHGSLANQVVHPADLCFKLPDNVSLEEGAMCEPLSVGIHACRRANVGPETTVLIMGAGPIGLVTMLAARAFGAPRIVIVDVDGYRLSVAKSLGADEFVKVSTSTQDLDEEVLEIQKAMGSDIDVSFDCAGFSKTMSTALNATRPGGKVCLVGMGHNEMTVPLTPAAAREVDVVGIFRYKDTWPLCIEFLRSGKIDIKPLITHRFGFSQEEVVEAFEVSARGGDAIKVMFNL; this is translated from the exons ATGGGGAAAGGCGGCGAAGGAGGCGGAGATGCCGGGAAGGCAGAAGAGAACATGGCGGCTTGGTTGGTCTCCGTCAACACTCTCAAGATTCAGCCTTTCCATCTCCCGCCGCTCG GGCCTCACGATGTTCGTGTGAGGATGAAGGCCGTCGGCATTTGTGGCAGCGATGTTCACTATCTTAAG ACACTGAGGTGCGCCCATTTCGTTGTTAGAGAACCGATGGTGATCGGGCATGAGTGTGCTGGGGTCGTACAAGAGGTGGGAAGCGATGTCAAATCCCTGGTTTCGGGTGATCGCGTGGCGTTAGAGCCCGGCATCAGCTGCTGGCGGTGCAAATTCTGCAAAGGTGGCCGATACAACCTTTGCCCTGATATGAAATTCTTTGCTACCCCTCCTGTTCATGGATCCCTAGCTAACCAG GTGGTTCATCCTGCAGATTTATGCTTTAAGCTTCCTGACAACGTGAGTTTGGAGGAAGGGGCAATGTGTGAGCCCCTAAGTGTCGGTATCCATGCTTGCCGTCGAGCCAATGTAGGTCCAGAGACTACTGTGCTAATTATGGGCGCTGGCCCTATCGGGCTAGTCACAATGCTTGCGGCTCGTGCTTTTGGTGCACCAAGAATTGTCATAGTGGATGTTGATGGATACCGGCTATCGGTTGCTAAATCTCTTGGTGCAGATGAGTTTGTGAAAGTTTCTACAAGCACTCAG GATCTTGACGAGGAGGTTCTTGAGATACAAAAGGCAATGGGCAGTGATATCGATGTGAGCTTCGATTGCGCTGGGTTTAGCAAAACAATGTCGACCGCCCTGAATGCCACCAGGCCAGGTGGTAAAGTTTGCCTTGTGGGCATGGGCCACAATGAGATGACTGTCCCCCTTACTCCTGCAGCAGCAAG AGAGGTTGATGTCGTCGGCATCTTCCGATACAAAGATACTTGGCCATTGTGTATCGAGTTCCTGAGGAGCGGAAAAATCGACATCAAGCCTCTGATAACGCACAGATTCGGGTTCTCGCAGGAGGAGGTGGTGGAAGCATTCGAAGTCAGCGCTCGCGGCGGAGATGCCATAAAAGTGATGTTCAACCTTTAG